A region of the Ornithinimicrobium ciconiae genome:
CGGCGCATAGCGCCGGTGGTGCCCGACCGCGACGTCATGCTCTGACCACAACCGCTGGTCGACCGGCACCGCGGCAACCAGGACTCCGCCCGGGCGCAGGACGCGGTGGATCTCTGCGGCCGCGCGCTCATGGTCGGGCAGGTGCTCCAGGACGTCCAGGGCGGTGACCAGGTCCAGCGACCGGTCTGCCACCGGGAGGTGCTGGGCATCGGCACGGAGCACCTGCAGCCCGCGTCCGCGGGCCACCGCTGCACCCTCGGCGGTGAACTCCAGGGCGAGCACGTCCCACCCGAGGCTCTCCAGGACCCGGGTGTTGCCGCCCCCTGCGGCACCGATGTCGAGGGCCTGCCCCGGCGGGAGGTCACGGACCCGGCGGCGCAGCAGGTGCCGGCGCTCGCGATACCACCAGTGGTCATCCTCGAGCGCGACGAGTTTGCGGATCTCGGTCCCCTCCACGAGGAGTCATCCTCGCACGGGCCGTGCCATACCGCGCCACGTAGTGCCAGACCAGTTTGAGCGCCTGGGGGTCGTGACCGCCCGCACGGCGTGCCTGGCCGAGCAGGGCGGGGTCGAGCCAGCCGCCCCGGGCCAGCTGCGTGGCCAGGGCCACGACCTCGGCACCGCGGAAGTGCGGGTGCTCGACGATCGTGTCGACGTGCACCCGGAAGCCGGGGTGCCACTCGACCGGCACGCCGAGCTTCTGCGCGACCTGCTCGGTCGGGCTCCCCCGGAAGGAGGGGTCGAGGACCAGCGCCTCCACGTCGTGGTCCAGGTCCAGTCCGCCGTGGATCTGCGCCTCGACATAGTCGTCGAGCCACCCGCCCTCGGTCCGTTCGGTCAGGTCGTCGCGCTCCACGGCCTCGAACGCCGCGACTGCCGGCCACAGGCCGAAGCACCGCGCCGTGG
Encoded here:
- a CDS encoding class I SAM-dependent methyltransferase; this translates as MEGTEIRKLVALEDDHWWYRERRHLLRRRVRDLPPGQALDIGAAGGGNTRVLESLGWDVLALEFTAEGAAVARGRGLQVLRADAQHLPVADRSLDLVTALDVLEHLPDHERAAAEIHRVLRPGGVLVAAVPVDQRLWSEHDVAVGHHRRYAPAEFLWLLRGAGLEILEARSWMVLLRPAVALHRRRSQGSDLAEPHPLVNVALTGVVALERHLPVSRAPGVSVFVTARRPG
- a CDS encoding DUF3626 domain-containing protein yields the protein MHRPTAVEWVEQAASGPPLDRSLRIDVHFHPDVELRGRTVLEFLRDERTYRTQFETGTSNGGLTAYPGGDRWRWEHRLFRGMYNAAPASDRPRYGALNHRRRAVGASPRFGSAHLRLTEPVLDRARFCFPDSVFESTSVATARCFGLWPAVAAFEAVERDDLTERTEGGWLDDYVEAQIHGGLDLDHDVEALVLDPSFRGSPTEQVAQKLGVPVEWHPGFRVHVDTIVEHPHFRGAEVVALATQLARGGWLDPALLGQARRAGGHDPQALKLVWHYVARYGTARARMTPRGGDRDPQTRRARG